The genome window GAGCCTCGCCCATCGCATGCTCGACGAGCACCCGGCGCTAAGTGATGTCGTCGCGCTGCAACTCGGGGTGAAGACTGGGGCGAACGATGCCTTTCTTGACCCGCCTGATGCGCTTGCGGCGTGGTCACTGCTGGCGCTTCGCGGGCGTGATGTGCGCGCTTTCCGCTGTCACCCGAGTGCCCGGATGCTCTGGCCGGCGGACTCGCACGGAGCACCGTGGCCGACGCTGCCACCGGAACTGCAGGAACACCTCGCTCCTCACCAGGCGATGCTGCGTCGACGGACTGATCTGCACGATGACACCTGGTGGCGGCTCTTCCGTACCGGGGCCGCGACTGCCGCGCATCGGGTGGCGTGGGGCGATCTCGCCCGGCGACTCGAGGCCACCGTCGTCACCGACCCGCGCGTCATTCCGATCAACAGCTGCTATGTGGCGGCACTCCCCACGGCGAGCGCCGCCGAATCCCTCACTGCCTGGCTCAATTGCAGCTGGATCCGCGCCCTCGCGCGATTGCGCGCCGAGCCTGCAGCCGGAGGTGCCGCGCGATTTGGTGCGCGCGCGGTTGGCCGGGTACCACTGCCTCGCGCCGTTCTCGGACATCCGGTGCTCGCCGCACTGACCCACTCGGCGGCGACTCACGATGTGGCCGAGGCACTCGATGACTGCACTGCTGACCTCCTCGGACTCGACCGGAATGACCGCGCCCTCCTCGCGCCGCTGGCCGCGCATCGTCGCTGAGTCGCTGGCCGGTGTGAGCGACCCCCTCCGCACCGTGGGTCGCCGGCCAGAGAGCGCAACGCTCGCGGCGGTGCAGGCCGCAGCAGTCGCGGCGTTTGCAGTGGGGCGCGCTATCGAGCGACCGCCAGCGTTTCTTCAGCTGCATCAGGTCGACGCCTGGCGCCGGGCACACTTTGCCATGGCCCGGTTTGGTGGCGCCCTGCTCGCAGAGCCGGTCGGCAGCGGCAAGAGCTGGATTGCACTTGGTCTTGCGCACTCCGAGCACCGACCAGCACTCGTGATCGCACCTGCCGTGTTGCTCGAACAATGGCACCAGACGTCAGCGGCAGCCGGAGTGCCCATCCAGACCTGGTCGCACGAACGGCTCAGTCGTGGTTCCCTGCCACCGGGGCAGCATTCACTTGTCGTCGTCGATGAGGCACATCGTTTCCGCGATCCGGCGATTCGCCGCGTTGCGACGCTCGCGCCGTGGCTCCTCGGCAGGCGGACGCTGCTGCTCACCGCAACACCAATCGTCAACCAGCTGCGGGATCTCGTCACGCTGCTTCGTCTCATCGTACCCGAGGATGCCCTCCTGCTCGATGGCATTCCGAGTCTCCCTGCCATCGCACAGCTCGAGATACCACCGGTCGCGTTGCGCCGACTGGTCATCCGCAGCGCGGCCACACCACGCTACGCCGATCGCCAGCTCCACCGGATCGGCACCAGTCCACAGGAAGCGGCACGGATCGAGCGAGCGATTGCCGGGATAGACTCGCTGGTGTTGAGCCGCACCCCGGCTTTTCGTCGCCTGCTTCGGAGCGTGCTCCTCGATGCCGCCGCATCGAGCGATGCCGCACTGCACCGCGCTTGCGCGCGCTATCGCGCACTCCTGCTGCACGGCCGCGATGCCGGTGGAGTCTCGCGGGCGAGCATTCGTCAATTCGCTGGCGAGGCCCTCGAGCAGCTGGTGTTCTGGGATCTGCTCGGCACCGACCACGATGGCGAACTCGCCCTCGAGGATATCGACCGAGTCGACACCATTCGCGCAGCTCCCCCCGACGACTCCGCCTGGATTGAAGAACTCGTGTCTGCGATACCGCCACTTCATTCTGGGGACGGGGTCCGAGGCCAAGCCGACGCCGGTGTGACCGTCTGCTTCACCCGTCATCGAGCCACGGCCCAGGCGCTACGCGAATCCCTTGGGGATGCGGTCGGCTGGGTCACGGGAAGTGACGCGGGCATCGGTCCGCATCGCCTCACGCGCGCGGTCTTGCTGGAAGCGTTTGGAACGCGCCGGCACCTTTGGCGGGCCCGGCGGGAGCCACCCCGGCTGCTCATCGCGACCGATGTCGCCGCGGAGGGGCTCGACCTGCAATCCGCCGGATGCCTCGTTCACGTGGACCTGCCGTGGACGGCGATGCGCGTGGAGCAGCGTGAGGGGCGTCTGCTCCGGATCGGGCAGCAGCACCAGCAGGTACGAGTGGTCGTCAGGGTTCCGCCTCCTGCCATGGAAGCGGCACTTGCGAGCCGCGCACGCATTCGACGCAAGCGCTCGCTCAGCGAGCGCTGGTTGGCAGCCCTCGGTCGCTCCGCGGCAACAGTGACAGCGCTTCCCGCCGTGCCCCTCGTGGCAACAGTTGCAGACGGCTCCCCCGATGCCGCGCTACTTGTCGTGGCCACAAGTCGCGGGACACACACCGGCGCGCGAATACTGGTTCGCATTGGCGATGAATCGTGGTGCGCTGACCCCGCTGCTGCCGCCGCCCTGTGGCAACGTGCACACGCGGGCATAGGTGGGACCCTCGCAGCCATTCCTGATGATCTCGCGTTCGACTTCGCCACAGCCCTGCGCGAAGTCGTGGGTGCGCTCGCGCCCGCCCCGGGAAGCACTCCCTCCCTCACCGGCAGGATCCAGCGACTCGCGCGCACCGCGGCCGCGCGTCGCGACGCCGCGGCGCTGGCGGCGCTCGATCGGTTGCTCCGCTTCGCGATCGCTCCGCCAACGCTCGGCGGTCGAATCCTGATCGACACGCTTGCGGCGGCCCCTGATCGCGACTTGCTCCGGACCCCGGTTCCCGACCTGCCGCGGCAATCGGCCGTCGCGGCTCGCGTCGTCGCGGCGCTCCTCTTCCGTTCTTCGGCTGCGCCGCTACGTTGCCCGGATGCCTGACATCCAGACCGTACTCTTCGACCTCGACGGAACCCTCCTCGATTCGGTCGACCTGATCGTCGACAGCTATCACCATACGCTGGCGGCCCACTCGCTGACACCGATGACGCGAGACGAAATTCTCGCCGGCCTGGGCACCACGCTCTACGCCGTCTTCGGGCGAATGACCGATGATCCGGCGACCATCGCAGCGTGGGTCGCGACCTATCGCGAATACAATCTCGCCCACCACGACGCGCGCGCCCGGGCCTATCCCGGGGCGGTCGAGATGGTCCGTCGCATTGCGGCCGCGGGACACCGGCTCGGCCTGGTCACCAGCAAGAACCGCGGTGGCGCCGAACGCGGGCTCCGGCTGATGGGACTCGAGGGCGTGATGGAAGTCATCGTGGGCGCCGACGATGTCGTGAAGCCGAAGCCCGACCCCGAGCCGGTGCTGCTGGCGCTCGAGCGACTCGGCGAGTCGGCAGAGACCACGATCTTCGTGGGCGACTCGCATCACGACATCTACTCTGGTCGCGCGGCCGGTGTACTGACGGCCGGAGTCACCTGGGGGCCGTTCGACCGCGCCCACCTCGAGTTCGCTGCACCCGACTATTACTGCGACACCCCCGACGAACTACTGAGGTTGATTCGCGCCTAGCAGGGGGAGCCGATCCCCGCTATCGTCCGGATTCCACTCGCTCTCCCCGAGGAGAAATCCGTGAGTCGCCGCTACCTGATCCTGCCCGCCCTCGCGTTCATTGCCGCCTGCGCCAAACCCGCGCCACCCGACCGCAACGCCGACTGGGATGCCTTTCGCGACAAGTTCATCGAGGGCCACCTCGCCGCGAATCCGACCTTCGCAGTGTATCAGGGCCGCCACGAATTCGACGGCAAGTTCCCCGACTGGAGCGAGGCCGGCATCACGGCAGAAATCGCCCGGCTCAGGACAGCGCGTGACACCGCACAAGCCTTCCCGACCGAGGCACTCGACTCGGTGCGTCGCTTCGAGCGCGACTACCTCGTCGCCGTTGTCGATCAGTCGCTTTTCTGGACCGAGGCTGCCGACGCGCCGCACAAGAATCCCGACTTCTACATCGGCTTCTTCATGCTCGGACCCGGCGTATCCCCCGACGTCTACCTGACTCGCCCATACGCACCGCTTCCCGACCGGATGCGGGCCTACATTGCCTGGGCCAAGGGCCTTCCGGCCGCGCTGGCGCAGGTCAAGAGCAACCTCCGCCCGCCCCTCGCACGACCGCTGATCGACATCGGCCGCACGCGCTACGGCGGACTCGCGGCCTACCTCAAGAACGACGTGCCGGGCGTGTTCACCTCCGTGACCGATACAGCGCTC of Gemmatimonadota bacterium contains these proteins:
- a CDS encoding DEAD/DEAH box helicase, whose product is MTALLTSSDSTGMTAPSSRRWPRIVAESLAGVSDPLRTVGRRPESATLAAVQAAAVAAFAVGRAIERPPAFLQLHQVDAWRRAHFAMARFGGALLAEPVGSGKSWIALGLAHSEHRPALVIAPAVLLEQWHQTSAAAGVPIQTWSHERLSRGSLPPGQHSLVVVDEAHRFRDPAIRRVATLAPWLLGRRTLLLTATPIVNQLRDLVTLLRLIVPEDALLLDGIPSLPAIAQLEIPPVALRRLVIRSAATPRYADRQLHRIGTSPQEAARIERAIAGIDSLVLSRTPAFRRLLRSVLLDAAASSDAALHRACARYRALLLHGRDAGGVSRASIRQFAGEALEQLVFWDLLGTDHDGELALEDIDRVDTIRAAPPDDSAWIEELVSAIPPLHSGDGVRGQADAGVTVCFTRHRATAQALRESLGDAVGWVTGSDAGIGPHRLTRAVLLEAFGTRRHLWRARREPPRLLIATDVAAEGLDLQSAGCLVHVDLPWTAMRVEQREGRLLRIGQQHQQVRVVVRVPPPAMEAALASRARIRRKRSLSERWLAALGRSAATVTALPAVPLVATVADGSPDAALLVVATSRGTHTGARILVRIGDESWCADPAAAAALWQRAHAGIGGTLAAIPDDLAFDFATALREVVGALAPAPGSTPSLTGRIQRLARTAAARRDAAALAALDRLLRFAIAPPTLGGRILIDTLAAAPDRDLLRTPVPDLPRQSAVAARVVAALLFRSSAAPLRCPDA
- a CDS encoding HAD-IA family hydrolase, giving the protein MPDIQTVLFDLDGTLLDSVDLIVDSYHHTLAAHSLTPMTRDEILAGLGTTLYAVFGRMTDDPATIAAWVATYREYNLAHHDARARAYPGAVEMVRRIAAAGHRLGLVTSKNRGGAERGLRLMGLEGVMEVIVGADDVVKPKPDPEPVLLALERLGESAETTIFVGDSHHDIYSGRAAGVLTAGVTWGPFDRAHLEFAAPDYYCDTPDELLRLIRA